A segment of the Rhizobium sp. ZPR4 genome:
GGCGAGATCGATGTTCCAGGAGATTTCACCGCCCAGGGGGCACAGGATCTCGCCATCATGGTCAAGAGCGGGCCGCTGCCCGCGACGCTGACGACAGTCGAGGAGCGCACCATTCAGCCGGGTCTCGGCGGTGAGACGGCGCGTTATGGCCTGATTGCCTGCATTGCCGCGGCGGTCTTTGTCGCCGCGTTGATGATCGGCTTCTATCGCCTGCTCGGCATCATCGCGACCATCTCGCTCGTCATCAACATGGTCATGGTAGCAGCACTCATGGGCCTGCTCGGCATAACGCTGACCTTGCCCGGCGTCGCTGCCATCGTCCTCATCATCGGCATCGGCCTGGATGCGCTGGTGCTGATCTACGAGCGCGTGCGTGAGGAGGAAAAGAAGACCCATCTTCTCGTCGATGCGCTGCGTCATGGCTTCAACCGCGCGGCAGCGACCGTCGCTGACGCCAATCTGACAGTTCTGATCGTTGCGGCCATTCTTTTCTATGCGAGCACCGGCGCCGTGCGCGGCTTTGCCGCCACGCTGATGGTCGGCGTCATCTCGACGTTCTTCACTTCCTGCTTCGTCACACGGTCGCTGGTGAATATGTGGATTTCGCGCCGCAAGCCGCGCACTTTGCTTGTCGGCGTGCGCAGCGGCATTTTCGACAATGCCAATATCCGCTTTATGGGCATCCGACGTTATACATTCACGGTATCGGCCGCCCTGTCCGTCATCACACTCATTGCCTTTGCGACGGTCGGGATGCATCTCGGCATCGATTTTGCCGGTGGGTCGATCATAGAAGTCCGCGCCAAGCAGGGCGTAGCCGATCCAGTCGACATTCAAACGCGTCTTGATGCCGTCATCCCGGGCGACGTGCGTGTCGAACGGCTCGCAGATCGTCTTGGTGCGGTGGTTCGCGTCCATGCGCAGGAGGGCGGTGAAAACGCCGAACAATCCGCCGTCTCGCTCGTTCAGGACGAACTGGGCAGGGATTACAATTTTTCCCGCGTCGAAGTGGTTGGTCCGTCCGTGTCGGGCGAAATCACCACCACCGCCTCACTTGCCGTCCTGGCGGCGCTGGCAGCAATTCTCGTCTATATATGGCTGCGGTTCGAATGGCAGTTTGCGGTCGGCGCGATCATCGCGACGCTGCACGACGTCATCCTGACACTTGGTCTCTTCGTGCTATCAGGCATGGAATTCAATATGACCGGCATCGCCGCGATCCTCACCATTGTCGGCTACTCGCTGAACGATACGGTGGTTGTCTATGACCGAATGCGCGAGAACCTCAAGCGCTACTCGCAGATGCCGCTGCCGATTCTGATCGACGCCTCCATCAATCAGACACTATCTCGTACCATTTTGACATCGGCGACAACGCTTCTGGCGCTGCTCGCGCTCTACATTTTCGGCGGCGAGGTGATACGTGCCTTCACCTTCGTTCTGCTTTTCGGCGTCGCTATCGGCACTTTTTCGTCGATTTATATTGCGGCGCCTGTGCTGATCCTGTTCAAGCTGCGTCCGGACAAGTTCCAGACCGGCGGCGAAAGCAATGGACCCGCGGCCGGCAATATCCAGTCAGGCAAACCAGCGGTGTGATACAGTGGCAAAAGGTATAGAAATCCGTAACGCGCATTTTCCCGGGCGCGCACCGATCGACGCTTACGGCAATGGCGGCTTCCGCTTTGCCGACATGTCACATCGCGGCTCTCTGCTCTGCCTGCCTTCCGGAATCTATGGCTGGGACATGCTGCAGGGTGATGCGCTGACGCCGGATCGCTTCCAGAAGGTTCTCGATGAGGCCGCAGAGATCGAAGTGCTGCTCGTCGGCACCGGCACGGAGCTGCGTCCACTGCCGGCCGAGCTCAAGGCTGCTTTGCGCGCCAAGCAGATTTCCTCCGACCCGATGAGCACCGGGGCCGCCGTGCGCACCTTCAATATCATGCTCTCCGAATCGCGTGCCGTGGCTGCGGCGCTGATCGCCGTCTGACCTTCGGATCGAAGAGTATGACGACATCAGCTACGCCCCGTAGCAACCGGGACATCTGCCTTGCCACGCTTCGCGACACCGATCGCGATCGCTACCTCGCATGCCTGCTGGCGCCGGAGGAGAAACGTCCCGCACTTGCGGCGCTCTATGCCTTCAATGCCGAACTGGCCCGCGTGCGCGATCTCGTGCATGAGCCGCTGCCCGGCGAAGTACGCATGCAATATTGGCGCGATCTCCTCGAGGGACAGTCTCACGGATCGAGCGAAGCCAATCCGCTCGCTTCCGAGCTTCTGACCGCAATCGAAGAGTATCGCTTGCCGCGCCAGACACTGATCGACATGATCGATGCCCGCATCTTCGATCTTTACGATGACCCGATGGAAAGCCGCAGCAGCCTGGAAGGCTATGCCGGCGAGACTGCGTCAGCCCTCATTCAGCTTGCAAGCCTGGTCTTGTCCGCCGACGAGGCGAAGCGCTCCGCCGATGCAGCCGGCCATGCCGGCGTAGCACAGGCAATCGCCGGCCTGTTGCTCCTGATGCCGCTCAATCGCCATCGCGGCCAGCTCTACCTTCCGCTGGAGATTCTGGCGGCCACCGGGCTCGATCACGACAGTTTTCTTGCTGGCGAAGACAAACCGCGTATTTCGGCGGCGATCGAAGCCTTTGCTGGTCTTGGTCGCGAGCATCTGGCCAAGGCAAGGGCTGCGGGCGCCATACCGCCGGCCGTGTTCCCCGCCTATTTGCCGGCTACCTTGGCAGAGCCTGTCTTGAAGAAGGCGCAGAAGCTCGGTGCCGGCATCTTCGATCAACCCCTGGCACTCCCGCAATGGCGCCGGCAATTGCGCATGGCGATAGCGTCGATCACAAAGAAACTCTAAAATACACCAAGCTCGCACAAGTCTCGTCGTTTATGGAGATGGCGGGCACTTGATTTGCATTTCAGGGGGATCTGCTGTGGGTATTGTCGTCTGGTGCATACTGTTTGCGATCGTCATCTTCGTTGCTTACTACGCGACACGAATGGCATCGCAGAACAAGGAAGACGGCCTGCACGATACCGGCCTTGCGATTCTGGAATTCGGCCGCGCCTTTCCGACCGAAGCGATCCGTCAGTTGCAGGCGACCGCAGATGGGCAGGCGGTATTCGTGCGCCTGCATGACGACAAGGCTGGGTTCATGCGCAATGTGCGCAATCACTTCAGCGTCCACCTCATCGAGCCCGGCCGAGCGCATGCCAAGATCTCGGGAACCGGTCGCGGCTTGACGGTCGATTTTCTCGATGTGCCGCACCACAACGGCACGTTCGAGTTCAAGACGCCCACGGAAGCCGCGGAAGTCTCGCTCTGGCTGCTCGGCAATTATGTCGCCGGCGAGGACGCGAAGCTCGAGCACCACGCGCCGCCGGCAACGACCTGAAATCCCGAAGCCCGATGGTCAGGCGCTTTCCGCAAATGCGGGCGCCTGCACGCCAAGCCATGTGGCGCAGTCGGCAAGCGCACGCTTGGCGATGAGTTGGCGCTTCATGATGGTCTTGTCCTTGCCGCGAAAGCGCTTCACGCCCTCCGGCTTGACGATCGCCCCCGGCTCCAGCTCCGGGAAAAGCCCGAAATTGATGTTCATCGGCTGGAAAGAGCGCTTGCCCGGCTCCTCGTCCGAAACGATATGGCCGCCGGTGATGTGGTTCAGCAGTGAACCGAGCGCCGTGGTGGGCGGGGGCAGCAAAGGTGTTTCGCCCTTGCGCTCCGCAGCCGCGAAACGACCGGCGAGCAGCCCGATGCTGGCGCTCTCGACATAGCCCTCGCAGCCGGTGATCTGGCCGGCAAAGCGCAGGCCCGGCCGGGACTTCAAGACCAGCGAGCGATCGAGCAGGGTCGGGGAGTTGATGTAGGTGTTGCGATGCAGCCCGCCGAGGCGGGCGAATTCCGCATTCTCGAGGCCGGGAATGAGCCGGAAGATTTCCGCCTGCGCCCCATACTTCAGCTTCGTCTGGAAACCGACCATGTTGTAGAGCGTGCCGAGCGCATTGTCCTGGCGCAGCTGCACGACGGCATAGGCCTTGACCGTAGGGTTATGGGCATTGGTGAGGCCCATCGGCTTCATTGGCCCGTGGCGCAGCGTCTCGCGTCCGCGCTCGGCCATGACCTCGATCGGCAGACAGCCGTCGAAATAGGGCGTTCCTTCCCATTCCTTGAAGCCGACGGCGTCGCCGGCGATCAGGGCATCGACGAAGGTATTGTATTGGGCCTCGTCCATTGGGCAGTTGATATAATCCTTGCCCGTGCCGCCGGGGCCGACCTTGTCGTAGCGCGACTGATACCAGCAGATGTCCATGTCGATGCTCTCGCGATAGACGATCGGCGCGATGGCATCGAAGAAGGCGAGCGCATCCGCGCCCGTTTCCGCCTGGATGGCGCTGGCAAGCCCGGGTGCCGTCAGCGGGCCGGTGGCGATGATCGCCTGATCCCATTCCTTCGGCGGCAGGCCCTGGATTTCCTCACGGACGACTGTGATCAGCGGGTGGCCATGCACGGCCTGCGTCACCGCGGCAGAAAAGCCATCGCGGTCGACGGCGAGCGCGCCGCCGGCCGGCACCTGATGCTTGTCCGCGCATGCCATGATCAGCGAGCCCGCCATGCGCATTTCCGCATGGATGACGCCGACGGCATTGCTGGTCGCATCGTCGGAGCGGAACGAGTTGGAGCATACCAGCTCGGCAAGATCGTCCGTCTTGTGCGCCTCGGTGCCGCGCACGCCGCGCATTTCATGCAGGATGACGGGTACACCGGCATTGGCGATCTGCCAGGCGGCTTCCGAGCCGGCAAGCCCGCCGCCGATGACGTGAATGGGAGAGTGGGAAGGGATCTGTGTCATGCGCGCGTCATTATCACGGGCAAGCCGGCGATCCAATGCTTTGCTAAAGCATGTCGCGCAAAAGTGGGCTGCGCTTGGGGTCCCAGCGGCATTTCAATCGCCGGAATCAAAAACGGCGCCGAAAGGCGCCGTCTTGAGACAGTCTACTCAGTCCGTTCCGATTAACGGAAAGAACGAGCAGCGATGTTGCGGATTTCGTAGCGGCTGACGCCGATGTCCGAAAGGGTCTGGCTGGAAAGGTTGCCAAGTTCGTTCAGAGTGCGGCGGTAGCTGATCCAGTTCTTTGCAATGCGAAGCGGGTTCATGATCTTGTCCTCGGTATCTTGTTTGCGAGCGGTACGATTACCGCCTCAGCGCTTGCACTCTATATAGGCGCGAGGACGTGATTTGTGCAGTGCAAAGAAAAGGTCCCTGCTATGCATTTGTGCAATATGACGCTTAAAAAGACACCAATGCTCAAAATTTGTGTGCTCTGCAGATAAGGAATAGCTCGCGGCAGATTCGGTTATGCTGCGCTTGCTCAGTCGATAGGCAAAAAAGAACGCCCGCCGCGGAGGTCCGCAACGGGCGTTGAGAAGGCTTTCGCTGAAAGGCGAGGCCTATCCGGCGATTAACGGCCGGTGGCTTCGCGAGCAACGCGATGGATGTCGGCGCGGTCGATGCCGAGGTCGTGCAGTTCACGCGAGCTCATGCGGCCGAGTTCGTTAACGGTCTGACGATACTTGCGCCAGTTGTTGAAAGAGCGGGTCAGGTTCATTGTAGTCCCTTTCGAGGATCTCAGGATCGAGCAGTTCCACAATTGGTTCCGTCGTCGATCTAATGGATTTAAATATATGCTGCGCCGCGAAAACTAAAAGAGCGAAAGCTTCATGTCACCTATGCATAAGATGCAAGCCTTATAGGCGTTTTGCCTAAGATGGCGGCTGCTTTGTGTGCATAGCGCGGCCAAAGGGTGTTTGCCGCAGGAAGTCGATTCCGCGTATGAGCCCAGCGTTCCAGGGCAGTTACCGATGACTGCCGGCTTTTGGCCACCTTTTCGCCAGCCTTGCTGTTTTGGAAGGGGTCGAATGCTATCGCAAGCTGCCTTCGGTCGGTGGAAAACGATCCCACCAGTCGTCTACGCCGACATTTGCCAATTGGCTGGTCGCGCATATGTCCAGGCAACATAAACCGATTTAAGTGGGCAAAAAATAACGCCCACCGCGGGAGGAGGATGCGGTGGGCGTCACTTATAGTGATTGACGACTTGGGAGGAGGAGTGTCGTCAATCGATCGGAGCGCATTGGGAGGAGGAGTATGCGGCTCCGAATATCGTGTCGGGATATCCATCCCCAGGCTTAGTCCGATCTGCATCGGCCCGGCGCGCCACCGCCGTGTTTGTTGTCCAATAAATAGTATGACTTTTCGAATTTGTGCAGCGCAATAATTTCATGGGAGGCATGAGCTCTGCGCATATCTTTTATCGGTATCTCTTTACCGGTCCTAAGGATACTCTATGGTCCGTTAATTCCGTATTAATATGGCACATATTCCCGTAGCCGAAGCTTCTACCGGAACTGCGTGGCTCGCATCGATTGTGCGGCGATTTGTGCTAACTCTGTCGCGAGCAGAATCGCAGCGAGGGGAGCCGGGCATGTACAGAGGCAGGCTGGAGCGGGATCTGAAAATCTGGACCGACAAGGGTCTGGTCGACGCGGGAACGGCGAAAGCCATCCTCAGCGAGTATGACGGTCGCCAGACAAGTTTCAGCGCTGGCCGGGTATTGACCATTATCGCCGCCGCGCTTTTCGGTCTCGCCATATTGCTGTTCATTTCGGCAAACTGGGAGGCCCTTCCGAGAATTGCCCGTCTGCTGGGGCTTGTCGCGATGATATGGGGCTTCTATCTCGCAGCCGCCTATTTGCTGGCGCGTGGGCGTTCCATTCTTGCAGCCGGGCTTTTGATCCTCGGCACCTTGAGTTTCGGCGGCGCGATGGCGCTGGTCGGCCAGATGTACAATCTGTCCGGCGACGAGCTCAGAATGATGATCGTCTGGTTCATTGCTGCCTGCATCGTCGCGGCGTCGTTTCGGTCCTCGGCGCAGGTCGGGCTTGCCGGCTTCCTCGCCTGGGCATTTTGCGGCGTCTACCTCTGGGGACATCTCGACGAATGGTATGGCCTGATGCCCTGGATTCCGCCTTTGATGGCCGTGGTCCTGATTGTGCTCGTTCGCTATGCCGACGCGCCGGCGGCGCGGCATCTGGCCTACCTCATGCTCGTCGGCTGGTTGACATGGCTGTTTGGCCGCCACGAGGAGCTTAATACCGCGATCCTGTTTGCCGCTCTCGGCATGGCGGCTTTTCTCGTTGTCAGCATTCCCGCTTCGCCGCTGATGCCTTTTGCGCGCACAGCCGGCGCAGCACCAGCCTTCTATGCCTTTCTTGTCGCATCGATCGGCTTCTTTCTGGTCCATGCCGAAATCAGCAACGGTTCCTTTGAGAATAATGTCTGGATCGAAGATAAAATGCCGCTCGTCATCGTGGCGGCGGCGACACTGGCGAGCTCGGTGATTGCCATCGCGCTTAGCGGTCGCGACAATGGCGCGGTGCGCTATCTCGCCTATTTCGTCTTTTCCTGCGAGATTCTCTATCTCGCCAGCGAGACGATCGGCTCGATCATCGGCACGGCGGGGTTCTTTCTCGTCGCCGGATTGCTTGTGGCGATTGCCGCCTGGCTGGTCATCCAGCTCGAGCGGCGTTTTTCCGATAATCGCGGGCAGGGGACAGGGGCATGACTGATTTGGCTGACGGGAGCGTGGTTGCAAACGGGAATGCCCGCCGGGTCTGGATCGCCGCCATCGTCGTTGCGGCTCTGCAGACCGCCGTGCTGGGCTACATGGTTGGCGAGCGGGCCTGGGGCCTGCGAAGCGGCGTCGAGATTCTCTTGAAGACCGCGCCGGTCGATCCACGCGATCTTCTGCGCGGCGACTACGTGACCTTGAACTACGACATCTCACGGGTTCCGTTCTCGACGATGGTCGAGGGGCCGCCGAAAATGAGCCAAAGTGCCGCGATATTGTCCGTTCGCCTGAAGAAGCAGGGCGATGGCTACTGGGGGATCGTCGAATCATCCTTCGGAAAGCTTGAGCCGAAACCCGATACGGTCGTGCTCAAAAGTCTGCCTGTCGATTATGTTTTCTATGGCGATGCCACCGATCCCCAGCAGGTGATTGTTGGAGTGACTTATGGCATCGAGCGCTACTATGTGCCCGAGGGGCAGGGGCACGATATCGAGATCGCCCGCAACGACAATCGCGTCGCCATTGCGGCGCGGGTGTCTTCCGATGGCGTTGCCCATATCAGAAGCCTGCTTCTCGATGGCAAATCCGTCTACGAGGAACCGCTTTACTGACGATATCGGCGCGAAGAGCCACGATAAGCTTTAGCGTCGTCGCGGAACCGTCATTTTTCCTTTGCGTGGTTTGAAACGGGTGATATAGAGACGCCGCGCTCCGGAAGGCCCCATGGGCAGGCATTCGCCATGCGGTTTTGGGAACGCGGGTATGGTGAAATTGGTAGACACGCCAGATTTAGGTTCTGGTGCCGCAAGGCGTGGGAGTTCAAGTCTCTCTACCCGCACCAACACTGTCTTGTGGACGGGGGGAGGCTGACCAAGCCTGTCTTCCGATATGCCGCAGGACGCGCCATCTTGCCCAAAGCATCCCGCTTTCGATGAGGAAGGGGACAAGATGTTTTGGCTCGTGACGGGATAGAGCTGCCTTTTGCGCGTTCGTTCGAATGCGCGGCGCTCTTGCAAGGTGAAAGAGAATTGCATCCAAGCCACGCTCGGGATTTTCCGGCGTCGTGCTCATCGAAACGAACGGCTGTCTGGGCACGGCCGCCATGAATGAAGGTAGGACAATGCAGGTTATCGAAACGCTCGCTGAAGGGCTGAAGCGCGAAATCAAGGTGGTCATCCCGGCCAAGGACATGGAAGTGCGCATGAACGAGCGCCTGGCCGAGGTCAAGGACAAGGTCCGCATCAACGGCTTCCGTCCGGGCAAGGTTCCGGTCTCGCACCTTAAGAAGGTCTACGGCAAGTCGATCATGGCCGATCTGGTCAACGAGATCGTTCGCGACCAGCCGCCGGCGATCCTGACCGAGCGCGGCGAAAAGTCGGCAACCCAGCCGGAAATCGCCATGACGGAAGACCAGGACGAGGCAGAAAAGATCCTCTCCGCTCAGGCCGACTTCGAATTCACGCTGTCTTACGAAGTCATCCCGGCGATCGAGCTGAAGTCCGTCAAGGGCATCAAGGTCACGCGCGAAGTCGCTGAAATCGGCGAAGACGAAGTGACCGAGCAGATCCTCAAGATCGCTGAAAGCGCTCGTAGCTACGAAACCAAGAAGGGCAAGGCTGCCAACGGCGACCGCGTGACCATCGATTACCTCGGCAAGGTTGACGGCGTTGCCTTCGACGGCGGTAAGGACGAAGACTCGCAGCTCGTTCTCGGTTCCAACCGCTTCATCCCGGGCTTTGAAGAGCAGCTCGTCGGCGTCAAGGCTGGCGATGAGAAGGTCATCACCGTAACCTTCCCGGCCGACTATCCGGCCAAGAACCTCGCTGGCAAGGAAGCTACCTTCGACATCAACGTCAAGGAAGTCGCAGCGCCCGGCGAAGTCGAAATCAATGACGAACTCGCTTCCAAGCTCGGCCTCGAATCGGCCGACCGCCTGAAGGAGATCGTTCGTGGCCAGATCGAAAGCCAGTACGGCTCGGTCACCCGCCAGAAGGTCAAGCGTCAGATCCTCGACCAGCTTGACGAAATGTATCAGTTTGACACCCCGCAGAAGCTGGTCGACGCTGAGTTCGCCAGCATCTGGCGCCAGATCGAGACCGACCTCAGCGAATCCGGCAAGACCTTCGAAGACGAAGACACCACCGAAGAGAAGGCTCGCGAAGAATATCGCAAGCTTGCCGAGCGCCGTGTTCGCCTCGGCCTCGTTCTCTCCGAAATCGGCGAAAAGGCCGGCGTGGAAGTGACCGAAGACGAGCTGCAGCGTGCACTCTATGCCCAGCTTCAGCAGTTCCCGGGCCAGGAAAAGGAAATCCTGGAATTCTTCCGCAACACGCCCGGCGCCTCCGCCAACCTGCGCGCGCCGATCTTCGAAGAAAAGGTCATCGATCACCTGCTGACCGAAGTCGACGTCACGGACAAGACCGTTTCCAAGGAAGCGCTGCTGGCCGACGACGAGGAAGAAGAAGGCAAGCCGGCTGCCAAGAAGGCTGCTCCGAAGAAGAAGGCTGCTGCCAAGGCTGAAGCAACCGAAGCTGCCGCCGAAGGCGAAGAAGCTGCTGCTCCGAAGAAGAAGGCCGCTCCGAAGAAGAAGGCTGCTGAAGACAGCGCCGAATAATCGGCTTTTCTTCCGGACTGAAATTAAGCCCTGCCGCTCGTGGCAGGGCTTTTTTTATGCGGTACAGTAAACGCCTTCCCCCGCAGACAAGGGGAAGGCTGAGGGGTTAGAGACTAGCGGCTGGACGGACTATTCCTTATCCAGCGCGTGGCGGATGGCGATCTCGACCGGACTATAGGCCCCATCAGCTCGTTCCAATCGATAAGGTTCGGCAAGGCCGATCGAAGGCTGCGCCATGAAGCGCGGTGTGGCGCCTCGATGCTTCTGCGCGGCGTGGATGAGGAAGGGATGGCAGATGTAGACCGTGCCCGCTTTTCCGGTTGCCAATGCCTGAGGTCGGTCTGCTCCCATATGCTCAAGCATCATGCGAGAACGCCCTTGCTCTCCGGCGGGCTCAAGATAGCGCGCCATATCCATATGGGAGCCGACACGGATGCGGGTCGGCGCGTCGTCTTCACCGACATCGGAAAACAGGAACAGCGTAAGCAGCGCGCGCCCCCGCGAAGTGACATTCACCCGCCAGGCAGAGAAGTCGCTTTGCTCATTCGGGTCACAATCGTCCCCAGGAAAGCTGAGATCGACGTGCCAGCCGGCGTCACCGGGATCGTCCGGATGCGGGAACCGCACCGGGAAGGTGCCAAGCCCATCTCTTGGAGTCCACCGCCCCCGCCCGACCAGTTGATCGAAAGCGGTGTGCAAAATGGGCATATTGGCGATGGTGCGGAATGGCTCGCCGCCATAGCCTGGCAGCCGGACGACTGGAAATCTCCAGCTGGCAGTGTCGTGCTCGCTGCACGGGATATCGCGCCACATGATGGCACGGGCTTCGGCAGCCTGTTCCTGTGAAAACGCATCGTTGATGCGTATAAAACCTTGTTCAATGAAATCGTTCAGCTGTGCGTCGGAAAGCGTAGCCGGATACTGTTTTTCAGATGGCATGAAATCTCTCTCGATCATCGCGCCGTTTTCGCCCTTTCCTGTGCGGGCATCACGGCTGTTTCGGCAAAGACCCACCCACGGCCTCACGGCCGTTAAGGCGGTCTCGTCTTCAATTGGCTGAAAGCCTAGGGATCAGCGGCTTATGAAGAAGACCGAAGCGATGTTGAGAATGCTCATCATGCCGACAGAGTAGTGAGCCCTGCCTGCGTGGTCAATATTGTCTCGTCAGGAGTTCCGGCTTGATAAAGCCCATACAGTTCCGGACACTGCGCCTGTAGCGCTAAAGCGCTATCGGTTGCGATCGACACTTCTTCCCAGTGTCACAGGCTCTCTCTGGAAACGCGGCACGATAAGATGACGAAGGAGGCCGAACTTGATTGAAGCGGCGATGTTTGACCTGGATGAAACCCTCATCGATCGGCGAGCCGCCCTGATGGCGTTCCTGCCAGATCAATTCAGGCGACTGGAAGATCAACTGAAGGGCATAACATTTCAGGCTTTCGAGGCAACGTTCCTAGCTTTGGAGAAGGAAGGTCTCGTCGACAAACAAAAACTTTACCCGCGATTGGCGGCGACTTTCGGCATGAACCGTGAGTCCGGAGCTCTTTTGCTTTCCGATTTTCAAACGCGATATCCCTATTTCGCAAGACCGTCGATTGGCGCTCTTGAAATGCTGATTGCGCTGCAGGCGCGTGGTTTGAAGACAGCCATCATCAGCAATGGCCATACCGACGTTCAATCCGCAAAGATTGAGATCACCGGACTTGGGAATGTCGTCGATCTTGTTGTCATTTCGGAGGATGTCGGTCTACGGAAGCCGGATCCGCGAATTTTTCAGCTTGCGGCCGAACGTCTGGACGTAGCCCCGGCACGCTGTATTTTTGTCGGCGACAATCCGGAGGCGGATGTCAGGGGTGCGGAATCAGCGGGAATGAGAGGCGTATTTTATAGCGCCGGCACGTCCTGGCCGGATGCGCTGCCATCCCCGAAATACCGCATCGATACTTTTGTCGAAGTCCTACCCTTGATCGAAGCTTTACATGGAGCTTAACGCGAGCTTCATGGGCGCTCAAAGTTCCGACTTGATATCGCCCATGCGGTTCCAGGCATCGAGGCCGGCGATCTTGTAGGCTTCGGCGAGCGTCGGATAGTTGAAGGTGTTTTCGACGAAATATTCGACGGTGCCCTTGAGGTTCAGCACGGCCTGGCCGATGTGTACGAGTTCGGTGGCACCTTCGCCGACGATGTGGACGCCGAGCAGGCGGCGGGTCTTCAGCGAAAAGATCATCTTCAGGAGGCCGGTGTCGAGGCCCATAATGTGGCCGCGCGAGGTCTCGCGGAAGCGCGCAATACCGCATTCATAGGGGATATGCCGCTCCTTGACCTCTTCTTCGGAAAGGCCGCAGGTGGAGATTTCCGGTACGGCATAGATGCCGTAGGGGAAGTATTTCGGAGGCTCCTTGGCGATGGCGCCGACGGCAACGCGGGCGGCGATGCGACCCTGTTCCATGGAGGTGGAGGCAAGGCTCGGGAAGCCCACGACATCGCCGGCAGCGAAGATATGCGGAACCTTGGTGGCGAAGGTTTCCGGATTGACGCTCAGGCGGCCACGGGCATCGGCTTCTAGGCCGGCTGCAGCAAGGTTGAGCGTATCGGTGGCACCCATGCGGCCGGCAGCGAAGA
Coding sequences within it:
- a CDS encoding DUF1127 domain-containing protein, with the protein product MNLTRSFNNWRKYRQTVNELGRMSSRELHDLGIDRADIHRVAREATGR
- a CDS encoding GDYXXLXY domain-containing protein; amino-acid sequence: MTDLADGSVVANGNARRVWIAAIVVAALQTAVLGYMVGERAWGLRSGVEILLKTAPVDPRDLLRGDYVTLNYDISRVPFSTMVEGPPKMSQSAAILSVRLKKQGDGYWGIVESSFGKLEPKPDTVVLKSLPVDYVFYGDATDPQQVIVGVTYGIERYYVPEGQGHDIEIARNDNRVAIAARVSSDGVAHIRSLLLDGKSVYEEPLY
- a CDS encoding phytoene/squalene synthase family protein; protein product: MTTSATPRSNRDICLATLRDTDRDRYLACLLAPEEKRPALAALYAFNAELARVRDLVHEPLPGEVRMQYWRDLLEGQSHGSSEANPLASELLTAIEEYRLPRQTLIDMIDARIFDLYDDPMESRSSLEGYAGETASALIQLASLVLSADEAKRSADAAGHAGVAQAIAGLLLLMPLNRHRGQLYLPLEILAATGLDHDSFLAGEDKPRISAAIEAFAGLGREHLAKARAAGAIPPAVFPAYLPATLAEPVLKKAQKLGAGIFDQPLALPQWRRQLRMAIASITKKL
- the secDF gene encoding protein translocase subunit SecDF translates to MLHVSWWKTALIWFVVLLSVLLAAPNLLGERALSSFPAWWAHRKIELGLDLRGGSHLLLKIERGDVEKDRLESIVGDIATRLRTVNVAYSGLTGTGRKIQLRVSDPAQVQTALTALRPLTAGPDKPSVALSQGDNGALTLDITDADINSHVSSAIARAIKVIHARIAQLDVGEPLIRRQGSDRIVVQVPDLADAQRLKNLLGQPAKLSFRLIDQSMSVQDAMDKQPPAGSDVLFSEDDPPVGYLVQRQPLLSNVDFSDAIASVDNQKGEGAVSVKLTPEATHRFAQATASNLGKIIVVVLDDQVISAASLKTVIATGEIDVPGDFTAQGAQDLAIMVKSGPLPATLTTVEERTIQPGLGGETARYGLIACIAAAVFVAALMIGFYRLLGIIATISLVINMVMVAALMGLLGITLTLPGVAAIVLIIGIGLDALVLIYERVREEEKKTHLLVDALRHGFNRAAATVADANLTVLIVAAILFYASTGAVRGFAATLMVGVISTFFTSCFVTRSLVNMWISRRKPRTLLVGVRSGIFDNANIRFMGIRRYTFTVSAALSVITLIAFATVGMHLGIDFAGGSIIEVRAKQGVADPVDIQTRLDAVIPGDVRVERLADRLGAVVRVHAQEGGENAEQSAVSLVQDELGRDYNFSRVEVVGPSVSGEITTTASLAVLAALAAILVYIWLRFEWQFAVGAIIATLHDVILTLGLFVLSGMEFNMTGIAAILTIVGYSLNDTVVVYDRMRENLKRYSQMPLPILIDASINQTLSRTILTSATTLLALLALYIFGGEVIRAFTFVLLFGVAIGTFSSIYIAAPVLILFKLRPDKFQTGGESNGPAAGNIQSGKPAV
- a CDS encoding DUF2157 domain-containing protein, giving the protein MYRGRLERDLKIWTDKGLVDAGTAKAILSEYDGRQTSFSAGRVLTIIAAALFGLAILLFISANWEALPRIARLLGLVAMIWGFYLAAAYLLARGRSILAAGLLILGTLSFGGAMALVGQMYNLSGDELRMMIVWFIAACIVAASFRSSAQVGLAGFLAWAFCGVYLWGHLDEWYGLMPWIPPLMAVVLIVLVRYADAPAARHLAYLMLVGWLTWLFGRHEELNTAILFAALGMAAFLVVSIPASPLMPFARTAGAAPAFYAFLVASIGFFLVHAEISNGSFENNVWIEDKMPLVIVAAATLASSVIAIALSGRDNGAVRYLAYFVFSCEILYLASETIGSIIGTAGFFLVAGLLVAIAAWLVIQLERRFSDNRGQGTGA
- the trmFO gene encoding methylenetetrahydrofolate--tRNA-(uracil(54)-C(5))-methyltransferase (FADH(2)-oxidizing) TrmFO, with protein sequence MTQIPSHSPIHVIGGGLAGSEAAWQIANAGVPVILHEMRGVRGTEAHKTDDLAELVCSNSFRSDDATSNAVGVIHAEMRMAGSLIMACADKHQVPAGGALAVDRDGFSAAVTQAVHGHPLITVVREEIQGLPPKEWDQAIIATGPLTAPGLASAIQAETGADALAFFDAIAPIVYRESIDMDICWYQSRYDKVGPGGTGKDYINCPMDEAQYNTFVDALIAGDAVGFKEWEGTPYFDGCLPIEVMAERGRETLRHGPMKPMGLTNAHNPTVKAYAVVQLRQDNALGTLYNMVGFQTKLKYGAQAEIFRLIPGLENAEFARLGGLHRNTYINSPTLLDRSLVLKSRPGLRFAGQITGCEGYVESASIGLLAGRFAAAERKGETPLLPPPTTALGSLLNHITGGHIVSDEEPGKRSFQPMNINFGLFPELEPGAIVKPEGVKRFRGKDKTIMKRQLIAKRALADCATWLGVQAPAFAESA
- a CDS encoding DUF1127 domain-containing protein, whose translation is MNPLRIAKNWISYRRTLNELGNLSSQTLSDIGVSRYEIRNIAARSFR
- a CDS encoding Mth938-like domain-containing protein, giving the protein MAKGIEIRNAHFPGRAPIDAYGNGGFRFADMSHRGSLLCLPSGIYGWDMLQGDALTPDRFQKVLDEAAEIEVLLVGTGTELRPLPAELKAALRAKQISSDPMSTGAAVRTFNIMLSESRAVAAALIAV